A part of Pectobacterium cacticida genomic DNA contains:
- a CDS encoding AraC family transcriptional regulator, protein MLPPLANTLFDPDATPCPAVARHLDFVDYAAEVPVHTHRKGQLIIALYGAVICRAENDIWIVPPDCAVWIPGGVPHSAKATWNAHLNYLFIEPGAVALPERCCTLAISSLIKELVARLTREGVEYPPESHPARLTRVTLDELATMPQQKLSLPVSSHPKIRAMADALVSQPDDRSTFKAWAKRLALSERSLARLMLRETGLTFGRWRQQLQLIIALRELASGVSVQNVAANLGYESVNAFITMFKKTMGSTPAHYFAERKTSAHLTDI, encoded by the coding sequence ATGTTACCCCCACTCGCCAATACGCTGTTTGATCCGGATGCCACCCCCTGCCCCGCAGTCGCGCGTCATTTGGATTTTGTCGATTACGCGGCCGAAGTGCCTGTGCATACGCACCGCAAAGGGCAATTGATTATTGCCCTCTATGGGGCGGTCATTTGTCGCGCCGAAAATGATATCTGGATCGTGCCGCCTGATTGTGCCGTCTGGATCCCTGGGGGAGTGCCGCACAGCGCCAAAGCTACTTGGAATGCGCATCTCAACTATCTGTTTATCGAACCTGGAGCTGTCGCGCTGCCGGAGCGATGCTGTACTCTGGCAATTTCCAGTCTGATTAAAGAACTTGTTGCCCGTTTAACCCGCGAGGGCGTCGAATATCCACCGGAAAGCCATCCCGCCAGACTGACCAGAGTAACACTCGATGAATTAGCCACCATGCCTCAGCAGAAACTGAGCCTCCCTGTGTCGTCGCATCCTAAAATCCGCGCCATGGCCGATGCTCTGGTCAGTCAACCTGATGACCGAAGCACATTCAAAGCATGGGCAAAAAGACTGGCGCTTAGCGAGCGTTCTCTCGCGCGTTTAATGCTGCGCGAAACCGGGTTGACGTTCGGACGCTGGCGTCAGCAACTGCAACTGATAATTGCTCTCCGGGAACTGGCTAGCGGCGTTTCAGTTCAGAATGTTGCAGCTAATCTGGGGTATGAATCGGTTAATGCGTTTATCACCATGTTCAAAAAAACAATGGGCAGTACACCCGCGCACTATTTTGCCGAAAGGAAAACAAGCGCACACCTAACCGATATTTAG
- a CDS encoding HlyD family secretion protein — MKSLLSLLGRYVLTFSAVAVATLLAFILWKHYAQTPWTRDGRVRADVVQIAPDVSGPVLNVAVRDNQWVNRGDVLYSIDPHWLRLAVVSAQADVEAKRHEMLMRQDAARRRSQIKGVISSEDLQQTASAASVVAGYVTHLRLRPGDYATAGETKVAIIDAHSFWVVGYFEETKLQHIRTGNTAHITLMGFKPVITGHVESIGRGIDDNNDETGGLGLPNVEPTFSWVRLAQRIPVRIHIDTLPEGVELVAGLSASISITP, encoded by the coding sequence ATGAAATCGTTACTTTCTCTACTGGGCCGCTACGTGCTGACGTTCAGCGCTGTGGCGGTGGCTACGCTTTTGGCTTTTATTCTCTGGAAACATTATGCGCAAACCCCCTGGACCCGCGATGGTCGAGTTCGTGCGGATGTCGTACAGATTGCGCCGGATGTCTCCGGACCGGTGCTGAATGTGGCCGTCCGCGATAATCAGTGGGTTAATCGGGGCGATGTGCTCTATTCCATTGACCCGCACTGGTTGAGATTGGCTGTGGTCAGCGCACAGGCTGATGTTGAGGCGAAACGTCATGAAATGCTGATGCGCCAGGATGCGGCGAGGCGACGCTCTCAGATTAAAGGGGTGATTTCCAGCGAGGATTTACAGCAAACAGCCAGCGCAGCCAGCGTCGTTGCGGGCTATGTCACACATTTGCGGCTTCGCCCTGGCGACTATGCCACCGCGGGAGAAACTAAAGTTGCCATCATTGATGCCCATAGTTTTTGGGTGGTTGGTTATTTTGAAGAGACTAAGTTGCAACATATCCGCACGGGAAATACTGCACACATTACGCTGATGGGATTTAAGCCGGTGATCACAGGTCATGTTGAGAGTATCGGACGCGGAATAGATGATAACAATGACGAGACCGGGGGGCTTGGCCTGCCTAATGTCGAGCCAACCTTTAGCTGGGTGCGGCTCGCGCAGCGTATCCCGGTTCGGATTCATATAGACACGTTGCCGGAGGGGGTTGAATTGGTGGCTGGACTGTCTGCGAGTATATCCATCACACCATAA
- a CDS encoding FUSC family protein has product MKKINASYFHFLHTICQRLRGMAFPSLLNDANALLYSAKSFAAAMLAYYIALSIGLERPSWAIITVYIVSQTSVGASLSRSLYRLVGTVVGAGITVLIVPAFVNMPLFFSVILTGWITFCLYLSLLERTPRAYGFVLAGYTASLIGFPAVSDPGAIFNIAIVRVQEIMIGIFCAALIHRYVLPARISGQFNSKLSQTLLAARQRIAETLAGKPDAASGPLHMALALQFLQGISHHVPYDFAFSVPVRQARKRLHDRLARLVIVNCELRDRLALIATIPVDVQILLGDVEVWLACKDEGKFKSEGEALKKRSEKLLQRYSVYELTFEEALRLSFMRYLLEAIVLVQQCYRLSDAIHHANQMPAHPEMNTVKGYVFHRDPLTAARTALGAFTIILSGCMVWIFSAWPDGGTAVSILGVCCTLFGSFDTPAPHIVKYIIGSLWGVVISLIYSFVLLPQVSDFIVLVTVLAPIYLLAGSLQARPPTTFMAMGITLTLPILCELGAHYSGDFAVAVNTAIALFSATGFAVFSMGFLQTVQADAAINRLLQLCQRDINRSVKGVLNTDETLWTNLMIDRAALILPRLQRSGQSPERAHHLLYALRVGLCVMRLRRCDAHANKEIKEVLTLLTHSTDIDTLLQRIASLTERSLSVTDELSRHYVDQLVDLYCALSVQKMEPANDQ; this is encoded by the coding sequence ATGAAAAAAATTAACGCGAGTTACTTTCATTTTTTACACACGATATGCCAACGTCTTCGCGGTATGGCTTTTCCTTCACTACTGAATGATGCGAACGCTCTGCTCTATTCCGCGAAGAGTTTTGCCGCAGCGATGCTCGCATACTACATTGCACTGTCAATTGGCCTGGAGCGGCCTTCTTGGGCAATTATCACCGTGTATATTGTTTCCCAAACCTCCGTCGGAGCGTCGCTGAGCAGAAGTCTGTATCGTCTGGTGGGAACGGTAGTCGGCGCGGGCATAACGGTATTAATTGTACCTGCTTTTGTGAATATGCCGTTATTTTTCAGTGTGATACTTACGGGCTGGATCACCTTCTGCCTCTATTTATCCTTGCTGGAACGCACGCCCCGCGCCTATGGTTTCGTCCTGGCTGGTTACACTGCGAGTCTGATTGGCTTCCCTGCGGTATCCGATCCTGGTGCGATTTTTAACATCGCTATTGTTCGGGTACAGGAAATCATGATCGGTATCTTCTGCGCGGCACTTATTCATCGCTATGTATTGCCCGCGCGCATCTCAGGCCAGTTCAACAGTAAATTGTCGCAGACGCTACTCGCGGCGCGACAGCGTATCGCAGAGACTTTAGCAGGCAAACCCGACGCTGCTTCCGGGCCGCTGCATATGGCACTGGCATTACAATTCCTGCAGGGTATCAGCCATCATGTCCCTTATGATTTTGCGTTCTCTGTACCGGTCCGGCAAGCGAGAAAAAGGCTTCATGACAGGCTTGCGCGATTAGTCATTGTTAACTGTGAGTTACGCGACCGTTTAGCGCTGATAGCGACGATACCTGTAGATGTGCAAATTCTGCTGGGTGATGTTGAGGTCTGGTTGGCCTGCAAAGATGAAGGAAAATTCAAAAGCGAGGGTGAAGCGCTCAAAAAAAGGAGTGAAAAATTACTACAGCGCTATTCAGTGTATGAGCTGACGTTTGAAGAAGCGCTGCGTCTAAGTTTTATGCGCTACCTGTTAGAGGCCATTGTCCTCGTGCAGCAGTGCTATCGTCTTTCGGATGCTATTCATCACGCCAATCAGATGCCTGCGCACCCGGAAATGAATACCGTGAAAGGGTATGTATTCCACCGCGATCCTCTTACTGCTGCCCGCACCGCACTGGGCGCTTTCACTATCATTCTGAGCGGCTGCATGGTGTGGATTTTCTCGGCATGGCCTGATGGCGGTACGGCAGTATCTATCCTTGGCGTTTGTTGCACACTGTTTGGCAGCTTCGATACGCCTGCCCCACATATTGTGAAATACATTATTGGCTCCCTCTGGGGGGTTGTGATAAGCCTGATCTACAGCTTCGTTCTCCTACCGCAAGTCAGTGATTTTATCGTGCTGGTAACGGTTTTAGCTCCGATCTATCTGCTGGCTGGATCGCTCCAGGCCAGACCGCCCACCACGTTTATGGCGATGGGGATCACACTGACGCTGCCTATTTTGTGCGAACTGGGTGCACATTACAGCGGGGATTTTGCCGTGGCGGTGAATACCGCTATCGCACTATTTTCTGCAACTGGCTTTGCGGTATTCAGCATGGGCTTTCTGCAAACTGTACAGGCAGATGCGGCAATAAATCGCCTGCTTCAATTATGCCAGCGAGATATTAACCGCAGCGTGAAAGGTGTGCTGAATACAGACGAAACCCTCTGGACCAACCTTATGATCGATCGGGCAGCGTTGATACTGCCGCGATTGCAGCGCAGCGGACAGTCACCGGAACGGGCACATCATTTGTTGTACGCCCTGCGTGTAGGGCTGTGTGTAATGCGATTACGCCGATGTGATGCGCATGCGAACAAAGAAATAAAAGAAGTGCTCACCCTTCTTACACACTCGACAGATATTGACACCTTACTTCAACGGATCGCCAGTCTGACTGAGCGCAGCTTGAGCGTAACAGATGAACTATCGCGGCATTATGTTGATCAACTGGTTGATCTTTACTGCGCATTAAGCGTTCAGAAAATGGAGCCTGCTAATGATCAATGA
- the phoH gene encoding phosphate starvation-inducible protein PhoH: MGRQKAVIKARREAKRVIRRESRSHRQREEESVTSLVQMGGIETIGMARESRDNSILQARTVAQEHYLSAIENKQLIFATGEAGCGKTYLSAAKAAEALIHKEVERIIVTRPVLQADEDLGFLPGDITEKFAPYFRPVYDILLRRLGSSFMQYCLRPEIAKVEIAPFAYMRGRTFENAMVILDEAQNVTVSQMKMFLTRLGENVTVIVNGDVTQCDLPTGVKSGLSDALERFAEDDMIGVVTFGKEDCVRSALCQRTLHAYD; encoded by the coding sequence ATGGGAAGACAAAAAGCAGTGATCAAAGCTCGTCGTGAAGCGAAACGTGTTATTCGTCGTGAGTCGCGTAGCCATCGTCAGCGAGAGGAAGAATCGGTCACTTCTCTGGTACAAATGGGGGGCATTGAAACCATCGGAATGGCTCGTGAGAGCCGCGATAATTCGATTCTTCAAGCCCGTACTGTTGCCCAGGAACATTATTTGTCTGCGATAGAAAATAAACAGCTTATTTTTGCCACGGGTGAAGCGGGGTGCGGTAAAACCTACCTGAGCGCAGCGAAAGCAGCGGAAGCGCTAATCCATAAAGAAGTCGAGCGTATTATTGTTACACGCCCGGTGTTGCAAGCCGATGAGGATCTTGGCTTTTTACCCGGTGATATCACGGAGAAGTTTGCGCCATATTTCCGCCCGGTTTACGACATTCTCTTAAGGCGATTGGGTTCCTCTTTTATGCAGTACTGCCTGAGACCAGAAATTGCCAAGGTAGAAATTGCACCTTTTGCCTACATGCGTGGGAGGACGTTTGAAAACGCGATGGTGATTCTGGATGAAGCGCAAAATGTGACGGTGAGCCAAATGAAGATGTTTCTGACGCGACTGGGTGAAAATGTCACCGTTATCGTTAATGGTGATGTAACGCAGTGTGACTTGCCCACTGGAGTAAAATCTGGACTGAGTGATGCATTGGAACGGTTCGCTGAGGATGACATGATTGGCGTGGTCACTTTCGGCAAAGAGGACTGTGTGCGTTCGGCATTATGCCAACGCACACTTCATGCATACGACTGA
- the fliZ gene encoding flagella biosynthesis regulatory protein FliZ: protein MHSSIRKKQLLSRYLKDFKQRQTHCSQCDKKLDRVSLVFRDQLINKKSIGSIDRLIDDAMWADLQQELIPLCRFCSEILCNTHACYFDIKAFTQYLIEQTDVRQSTMREYVIRLRRLDELLVANNYPAETFSKNQYGVQQRVCDYLPGIEQSIYRSALRKYDQYLNWQRHF, encoded by the coding sequence ATGCACTCATCAATTCGGAAGAAACAGCTGCTAAGCCGTTATCTGAAAGACTTTAAACAGAGACAGACCCATTGTTCACAATGTGATAAGAAACTTGACCGTGTTTCTTTAGTATTTCGTGATCAACTTATCAATAAAAAATCGATTGGTAGTATTGACAGGTTGATCGACGATGCAATGTGGGCAGACCTGCAACAAGAATTAATCCCACTTTGTCGCTTTTGTAGCGAAATATTATGCAATACCCATGCTTGCTATTTCGATATTAAAGCATTCACTCAATATTTAATCGAACAAACCGATGTTCGTCAAAGTACAATGCGAGAGTATGTCATTCGTCTGCGGCGTTTGGATGAATTACTCGTTGCTAATAATTATCCTGCGGAGACTTTTTCGAAAAACCAATATGGTGTGCAGCAACGGGTGTGTGATTATCTACCCGGCATTGAACAAAGTATTTACCGTAGCGCCCTACGCAAATACGATCAATATCTGAACTGGCAGAGACATTTTTGA
- a CDS encoding DUF1656 domain-containing protein: MINDFNIEGVFVPGLLVIALVALTCTLFLVHLFSFSKGYRRLPFRPMIDFSVFIITFYLLLQGLTELGFFK; this comes from the coding sequence ATGATCAATGATTTCAATATTGAGGGCGTTTTTGTACCCGGTCTGCTGGTAATTGCCCTCGTTGCACTGACCTGTACACTATTTCTCGTACATCTTTTCTCTTTCAGCAAGGGTTACCGCCGCTTGCCCTTTAGACCGATGATCGATTTTTCCGTCTTCATTATTACTTTTTACCTGCTGTTGCAGGGGCTGACCGAACTGGGTTTTTTTAAATGA
- a CDS encoding universal stress protein, which translates to MYTNILVPIDIEEDELTSQALTHAVRLAKMSGAAIHLFHSLPDASAFLSAYSFGIKEFENEAVVKASDRLKSLVQKIDLPASRLSFSVSFGAARDEVLALAEEMEADLIVIGSRRPNVKTYLLGSNAAAIVRHAKISVLVVR; encoded by the coding sequence ATGTACACGAATATCTTGGTACCAATAGATATAGAAGAAGATGAACTGACGTCGCAGGCGCTAACGCATGCGGTCAGATTGGCGAAAATGTCAGGGGCAGCAATACATCTTTTTCATTCTCTACCCGATGCGTCGGCATTTTTATCTGCGTATTCTTTTGGTATCAAAGAATTCGAGAATGAGGCGGTGGTGAAAGCAAGTGATAGATTGAAATCACTGGTGCAAAAAATTGATTTGCCTGCGTCGCGTTTATCTTTTAGTGTCAGCTTCGGCGCGGCACGAGACGAAGTGTTAGCGCTGGCAGAGGAGATGGAGGCCGATCTTATCGTGATTGGTTCGCGACGACCGAATGTAAAAACCTACCTGCTTGGGTCAAATGCGGCAGCCATTGTCCGTCATGCAAAGATATCCGTGTTAGTTGTTCGCTAA
- the mtfA gene encoding DgsA anti-repressor MtfA yields MIKWPWKNTQPPVQLFEQWQAAISMPLLAPLSDEELQRLVVIAAQFLKQKRLIPLQGLMLTETMQQRIALLFALPVLSLGVDALDGFHEVLIYPGPFMVEEEWQDDYGLVHKEKMMQSGQSWEQGPIVLNWQEVQDSFDLSGFNLVIHEVAHKLDIRSTGLATGVPLIPLRDIPAWERQLHGAMDALQEEIDLVGEEAASIDPYAVHDPAECFAVLSEYFFSAPELLDERFPDLYRCFQKFYRQDPLARLKRWQNCVDHGASTD; encoded by the coding sequence ATGATTAAATGGCCGTGGAAAAACACTCAACCTCCTGTGCAATTATTTGAACAATGGCAAGCTGCGATTTCTATGCCGCTTCTCGCCCCTCTAAGTGATGAGGAGCTACAACGACTGGTTGTAATTGCCGCCCAGTTTTTGAAACAAAAGCGCTTGATTCCCTTGCAAGGATTGATGCTAACGGAAACCATGCAGCAGCGTATCGCGCTATTATTTGCATTACCGGTTTTATCGCTCGGCGTGGATGCGCTGGATGGGTTCCATGAAGTCCTTATCTATCCCGGCCCATTTATGGTCGAAGAGGAGTGGCAGGATGATTATGGGCTCGTACATAAAGAAAAAATGATGCAGTCTGGGCAAAGCTGGGAGCAGGGGCCGATAGTTCTTAATTGGCAAGAAGTGCAGGACTCCTTCGACCTATCGGGTTTTAACCTCGTTATTCATGAAGTCGCACATAAGCTGGATATTCGCAGCACTGGCTTGGCAACCGGAGTGCCTCTTATTCCGTTGCGTGATATTCCCGCCTGGGAACGGCAATTACATGGTGCGATGGATGCCTTACAGGAGGAGATTGATCTCGTCGGTGAAGAAGCTGCCAGCATAGATCCTTATGCGGTGCACGATCCAGCGGAATGCTTTGCTGTATTATCGGAATATTTTTTCAGCGCGCCTGAGCTTCTCGATGAACGGTTCCCCGATTTATATCGTTGTTTTCAAAAATTTTATCGTCAAGATCCTCTTGCCCGTCTAAAGCGTTGGCAAAACTGTGTCGATCACGGCGCCTCTACGGACTAA
- a CDS encoding RNA polymerase sigma factor FliA: MSDLYTAEGTMDKNSLWKRYVPLVRHEALRLQVRLPASVELDDLLQAGGIGLLSAVERYDSLQGTAFTTYAVQRIRGSMLDELRSRDWAPRSVRRNAREVAQAMQQAEQQLGRAPTEQEVAQALNISLEDYRQILLDTNNSQLFSYDEWREEHGDSAEALLEGNEEANPLYQLMEGSLRNRVMDAIDSLPEREKLVLTLYYQEELNLKEIGAVLEVGESRVSQLHSQAIKRLRVKLMNDV; this comes from the coding sequence GTGAGCGATTTGTATACCGCCGAAGGCACAATGGATAAAAATTCCCTTTGGAAGCGCTATGTTCCTCTGGTGCGCCATGAAGCCTTGCGTTTACAGGTTCGTCTCCCCGCGAGTGTTGAGCTTGACGATCTGCTGCAAGCAGGGGGTATCGGTTTGCTCAGTGCCGTCGAACGCTATGATTCGTTACAAGGTACAGCATTTACAACCTATGCCGTTCAACGGATCCGTGGTTCGATGTTGGATGAATTACGTAGCCGTGACTGGGCTCCACGCAGTGTGCGGCGTAATGCGCGGGAAGTGGCACAGGCAATGCAGCAGGCTGAACAACAACTTGGCCGAGCGCCAACGGAGCAGGAAGTGGCTCAGGCTCTGAATATTTCGCTTGAAGATTATCGACAGATATTGCTGGATACGAATAACAGCCAGCTTTTTTCTTACGATGAATGGCGTGAAGAGCATGGTGATAGTGCTGAGGCCCTATTGGAAGGCAACGAAGAGGCGAATCCACTTTATCAACTCATGGAAGGCAGTTTACGCAATCGCGTCATGGATGCGATCGATAGCCTTCCAGAACGTGAGAAACTGGTATTGACGCTTTATTATCAGGAAGAATTGAACCTGAAAGAGATCGGTGCTGTTCTTGAAGTAGGGGAGTCTAGGGTCAGTCAGTTGCATAGCCAGGCGATAAAGCGTCTACGTGTGAAATTAATGAATGATGTTTAA
- a CDS encoding GhoT/OrtT family toxin, whose amino-acid sequence MSHHALWELIKLIYMFGFVISLTVTFLLSKDKSLFMRFLASLMIGLTWPLSFPVVLLFSIF is encoded by the coding sequence GTGTCACACCACGCCCTCTGGGAACTCATTAAACTTATCTATATGTTTGGTTTTGTTATTTCTTTAACTGTTACTTTCTTGTTAAGTAAAGATAAATCGTTGTTCATGCGGTTTTTGGCATCATTGATGATAGGGCTGACCTGGCCATTGAGCTTCCCGGTTGTATTATTGTTCTCCATTTTCTGA